GCCCAGGGCGCGCAGCGGATCGAGGAAGGCTTCGCCGGCGAAGCCGCGCAGCGCGCGCCCCCCCGCCCGGTTGCGGGGCACCTTGACGTTGTAGGCCCAGCGGCGGCGGGGCAGGTCGTAGCCGACGCGCACCGGCGCCCCCGACAGGATGGTCCACAGGGCCGTGCGCGGATTGCCGAGCCAGTCGATGACCAGGTCGTAGTTCTCGCGCCGGAGCCGCCGCAGCCAGGACTCCCCCGCCGGCAGCGGCCACGGCAGGATCCGCACCTCCGGCGCCAGCCCGGCCAGCAGCGGCGCGAACGGGCGGTCGATGACCAGGTCGATGCGGGCCCGGGGCCAGGCCCGGGCCACCTCCAGCACGGCCGGCAGGGTGACCAGCGCGTCGCCCAGGGCCTTGCGGCGGATCAGGAGGATGCGTCGGAAGTCCCGGCGGGCCATCATGGCGCAGCCGTCCCGTCCCGCCCGAACAGGGCGACGGCCGCGTCCAGGACGTCGGCGGGCGCGAGGTCCGGCAGGCAGATGAATTCGCCGCAGGTGTGGCGATCGCAGGGGTGGCACGCCGGTCGTGTCGCCAGGACCCGGAAGGGGCCGAGACCTTCGTACGGAAACCAGATGGCCGGATCGGTCGGGCCGAAGAGGCCCAGGGTGGGTACGCCCAGGCCCACCGCCAGGTGCATGACCCCGCCGTCGGCGCTGATCACGCCCGCGGACGCCGCGAGCAGCCGGCGCACGCCGCTCAGCCCGCCGGGGGGCAGCACCTCGATTCCCTCGTCCGGCAGCTCGGCGGCAAAGGCGCTCCAGTCATCCTGTCGCCCGGGCGGGATGAGCACCTGCAGCGGCCGGTTCGAGCGGCCGCTCCAGGCCGCCACCAGTTCCCGCCAGTGCGCGGCCGGCCACTCCTTGGTGGGCCACGTGGCCGCCGGCGCGAGCACGACCGGCGCGCCCGGGGCCGGGGCCCGCTCGCAACCGGCGATGCGCGGCGCGAGGGAGCCCGGCGGGAATCTCCCGGCGGCCCAGGTCACGAGGTCCTGCCCGGTCCCGGCGTGCACGAGGGTCGCCAGGCGGCAGAGATGCTCGCCGAGCCCGCCGGGCGCCAGATCGCCGAGCGGAAGCTCCGGCAGATCCGGGCGCAGCACCACATGGGTGTAGAGTCGCCGCCGGCTGCCGCGGGTGCCGCCGATGCGGCGCGGGATGCCTGCTAGGCGCAGCAGCCAGGCGCTGCGCGGATTGAAGAAGAGGTCGACCGCCAGGTCGTAGCGGGCGGCCCGCAGTTCGGCCACCATGCCCAGGGTGCCTCGCGCCGGCCCCGTCGCGGCCCCCGTGGCCGGCACGCGGGCGCGGGCGTCGGCCCCGCGGCGGCGGGCGCCGAGCCGATGGATCCGATCGAGATGCGGATGTCCCTCCAGGACCGGGGCGTGGGCCGCCTCGCAGAGGTAGCCGATGCGCAGCTCGGGGTCTCCGGCCCGCAGCACCTCGGCCAGGACGGTGGTCATGACCACGTCGCCCAGGTAGCGCAGCCGCGTCAGCAGCACCGACGAGACCGGCTTGCCGTCGAGCAGCCAGCTCACGCCTCGCCTCCCGGCGTCGCGGCCAGGATCCGGTCGACGGCGGCCGCGAGGTCGTCGGCCACGAAGACCCGGTCGTCGCCAGCCCAGCGGGTCCGGACCGCCTCCTCCTGGCCGCGCCCGTAGCCGGTGCGCACCAGCACGCCGCCCAGGCCGGCGTCGCGGCCGAGGGCCACGTCGCTGGCCTTGTCCCCCACGACCCAGGAACGCGCCGGATCCCAGGTCAGGTCGCGCGCCGCCTCCCGGAGCAGCCCCGGGCGCGGCTTGCGGCACGGGCAGTCGTCAGCGGGGCCATGCGGGCAGTAGTAGAAGGCGTCGAAGCGCGCCCCGGCGGCGGCCAGGTCGGCCTCGATCCGCTCCATCACGGCGCTGAACTCGGCTTCGCCGAAATAGCCGCGCCCGATGCCCGACTGGTTGGTGACGCCGATGAGAAGCCAGCCCTCCGCGCGGGCACGCGCCAGGGCCGCGGCGACGCCGGGCAGCAACGCCACCCCGTCGGGATCGGCGAGGTAGTCGCGGTCGGCGATGACGACCCCGTCGCGGTCGACGAACAGCGCCGGCGGGGGCGGACCGCCGTCGGCTGCGGCCGGATGGGCGGGACCCTTCCAGGTGGGCATCAGCTTCGCTCCTCGGTGGCCGCCCCGCGCCGCGCGACCAGGTCGCAGGCCGCGGCGAAGACCTCGGCCCCGCCGATGGTGGCGAGGCAGAACTCGGGCTGGTTGCAGGTGCGCCGGTAGCAGGGCCGACAGGGAAACCCCGCGGCCGTTACGGCGGTGGTCCAGGGACCGAGCGGTCGCGTCCAGTCCGGATTCGACGAACCGAACACCCCGACGGTCGGGACCCCCAGCGCGCCGGCTACGTGCATGAGGCCGCTGTCGTTGCCCACGAAGGCGGTCGCCGCCCTGAGGACCCGCACCACCTCCACAAGGTCGGTGCGTCCGGTGAGGTCGACCAGATCGGCCGCTTCCGCCCAGGCCGCAGCGGCACGGCGGCGGCTGCCGGAGCACAGCGCCGCGGCGAACGGTGCGGCTGCCGCATCGCCGAGGAAGACCACGCGGGCGCCCGCGTCGCGGACCGCCGCCTCGACCAGCTCGGCCACCCGCGCGGCCGGCCAGGACTTGGCCTCTCCGTAGGTGGTGCCCGGCGCCACGACCCACAGCGGCCGCTCGTCGGGCAGAGGCTGGGCCTCCCAGGCCGCGGTGCCGGCAAGGGATGGCGGTGGCAGGTCGCCGTCGGGCAGAAGGGGGGCCGGCCAGCCCAGATCGGCCACGGCGGCCACCCCCAGATCGAGCAGTTCCCACGCGTGATGTCGGGTCCCGCGCGGCCCGCGGGCCACGGCCGAGCCGAGCAGCCAGTCGCGGCCGTCGCCGCTGTGGCCCACCCGCACGGATGCGCGCGAGAGGGCGGCCACCAGCCCCGCGCGCAGGCTCGGCGGCCCGAGGACCACCGCCGCATAGCCGCCGGCGGCCAGTTCCCGGCCCTGGCGCCAGAGCCCCCCCAGGCCGGCGTGGCGTCCGCCGCGCTCCACCGGGAGCAGGGAACCGACCCGCGGATCGTCCCGGAAGAGCGGAGCCCAGGCCGGGCGCACGGCCACGTCGACCCGCCCGCCATCGCCGGCGGCCGCGGCGGCGCGGGCCAGGTGGTCGAGCAGGGGCGTGGCCATGACGACGTCGCCCAGCCAGTTGGGCATGTGCAGGAGGATTCGCCGGGTGGGCACCGCCGCCGGCCTAGCCATCGCGCGAGGGCGGGCTCGCCGGAATCACCCGCGAGGCGGTGCTGGTGCGGCCACCGGTGACGGCCTCGACCGCCTCCATGAGGGTCTCGATGTCGACCTTCTCCCCCTTGGTGACGCGGATCACGCGGGCCCGGGGACGGTCGGCCGGCTCCCACTCCGGACCGTCCGCCTTGCTGAAGAGGCCCACCGCCGGCACGCCCAGGGCCACGGCGAAGTGGAAGAAGTCGGTATTGCCCGCCACGAAGAGGTCGCAGTGCGACAGCAGCAGCACCATCTCGAGCAGCGTCTCGCGCTCGAGTCCCACCGGCACTTCCGAGAGGCTCGTCTCGAACTTCTGCAGGCGGTCCTGCTGGTCCGGATCGGCCAGCGGCAGGATCTTGCACACGAGCTGGCTGCTCAGCTGGCGCACCAGGAACTGCATGTTCTCCAGGGCGAAGGCGTGCCCGGTCTTGGCGACGCCGGGATCGACGCCGATGAGCATCTGATCGGGATTCGGCTTGTGGAAGTGCACCTGCTGCGCCATCTGGCGCACCTTGTCCATGGGCAGGGGCCAGCGCGGGTTCATCTCGTCGGGCTGGAAGCCCAGGAACGGCGCCGCGCGCAGCAGACGGTCGCCGCGGTAGCCCCGCGGTCCGTCGGTCGCCGCGCGCAGTTCGAAGTTGATCGCCGGCCACGAGTCGCCGTGGCTGGGTCCGTAGCGGAAGGCGGCCCCGCTGGCGAGGGCGGCCAGTTCGAGCCGGGGCTGAGGCGAGTACGACATGACCAGGGCCACGTCGTAGTTGGAAGCGGAAAGTTTCCGCAGCATGGCGCCGAAGGCCGGCCGCCACGGATTCAGCTGCCCCTCCTTGTAGATGATGCACTGCCGCGCGAGGCCGCTGGGCACCACCAGGGGCGCATGCTTCTCCGGCAGCAGGAAGTCCATCTTCGAACCCGGATGGCGCCGGCGGACGGCGGTCAGCAGGGGCATGTGGAAGAGCACGTCGCTCAGGTCGCCGGGATCGATGCAGAGGATGCGCGAATCTTCGCGCAGGGCTCCCGGCACCGTGAAGGCGGCCTCCTGCCCCTTGCGGAAGAAGGGGCGCATGAGCGAACTGATGATCTTGTGCTCGGCCAATTCGTCCCCCTACGAGACCACGTCCGGGAGGATCGCCTCCCACACCTCGTCGACGTGGCTGACGGGCACGAACGCGATCTCCTGCCGCACCTCGTCGGGTATGTCGTGCAGATCGACCTCGTTGGCGGCGGGAAGAATCACCCGCTTGATGCCCACGCGGTGGGCGGCCAGCACCTTCTCGGTGAGCCCGCCGATGGGCAGCACCGCGCCGGTCAACGTGATCTCGCCGGTCATGGCGGTGCGGCGGTCGATGGCCCTGTTCACCATCAGCGAGAGCAGCACGCTGGCCATGGCGATGCCCGCGCTCGGGCCGTCCTTGGGCACGGCCCCGGCCGGCAGGTGGATGTGCACGTCGCGCTTGGTGAAGAAGTCGACGAACTCCTTGCGGGCGCCGAAGCGGTTGCGCAGGTAGCTGAAGGCCGCCGACGCCGACTCCTGCATGACGCTGCCCACCTGGCCCGTGAGATTGAGGGCCCCGCGCCCACCGGGCAGGCTCAGTCCCTCGATGTAGAGGATCTTGCCCCCGACCTGGGTCCAGGCGAGGCCCGTGCACACGCCCGGCTTCAGGTGGCGGCGCAGGCGCTGCCCCGAATAGCTGGGGGGCCCGAGGAAATCCTCGAGGTTGCGCGCGCCGACCACCTCGCGCTTGCGTTTCCCCTTGGCGACGCCGGTGGCCACCTTGCGGCACACACCGCCGATCTCGCGCTCGAGGTTGCGCACGCCGGCCTCCCGCGTGTGGTCCTCGATGATCTTCATGAGGCCCGCGTCGGTGATGCGGATGTGCTTGCCGGTGACCCCGTTGGCTTCCATCTGCCGGGGCAGCAGGTAGCGCTTGGCGATCTGCAGCTTCTCGAGGTTGGTGTAGCCGGCGAGCTGGATCACCTCCATGCGGTCGAGCAGCGGCCGCGGGATCGTGTCGAGCATGTTCGCCGTCGTGATGAACATGACCTTCGACAGGTCGAAGGGCAGCGTCAGGTAGTGGTCGGTGAAGTCGGAGTTCTGTTCGGGATCGAGCACCTCGAGCAGGGCGCTGGCCGGATCGCCGCGGAAGTCCTGCCCCAGCTTGTCGATCTCGTCGAGCATGAGCACCGGATTGTTGGTGCCGCATTCCTTGATGCCGGCGATGATGCGGCCGGGCATGGACCCCACGTAGGTGCGGCGATGCCCGCGGATCTCGGCCTCGTCGCGCATACCGCCCAGGGAGAAGCGGAAGAACTTCCGCCCCACCGCCTCGGCGATGCTGCGGCCCAGCGACGTCTTGCCCACGCCCGGGGGCCCGGCGAGGCAGAGGATCGGGCCGCGGTGGTCGGCCTTCAGCTTGCGCACGGCCAGGTACTCGATGATGCGTTCCTTGACGTCCTCGAGACCGTAGTGGTCGCGCTCGAGGATCTCCTCGGCCGCCTTCAGGTCGAGTTTGTCTTCGCTGGCCTCGTTCCAGGGCAGGTCGAGGATCCAGTCGAGGTAGGTCTTGCTGACCGTGTACTCGCTCGCGCCCGGCGACATGCGGCTGAGGCGGTCGAACTCGCGGTTGGCCGCCGCCAGCACCTTCTCCGGCAGGTCGGACTCGTCGATCCGCGTGCGCAGGTCGTCGAGCTCGACCGAGCCCTCGTCGGTGTCGCCCAGCTCGCGCTGGATCGCCTTCATCTGCTGCCGCAGGTAGTACTCGCGCTGGTCCTTGTCGATGGACTTGCGCACGCGCGTCTGCAGCTTCTGCCCCAGCTCGAGCACGTCGAGTTCGCGCATCACGAGCTTGGAGAGGAGCTGCAGGCGCTTGCGCGGCGAGGCTTCCTCGAGGATCTCCTGCTTCTCCGCCACTTCCACGTCGAGGTTGGTGGCGATCAGGTCGGCGAGGCGGCCCGGGTCGTCGATGTTCATGACGACGACCTTCAGCTCGTCGCTGAGGGTCTCCGAGGCGTCGACGATCTTCAGGAAGTTGTTGGCCACGCCGCGCATGTAGGCGAGGGTGCGGCTGTCGTCCTGCACGTCCTCGGCGATGTGCGAGATGCGCGCCTTCATGTAGGGGGCGTCGGCGAGGAACTCGTCCAGCCGGATGCGCGCGATGCCCTGGCCCAGCAGGCGCATGCTCCCGTCCGGGAAACGCAGCATCTTCTGGATCTTGACGGCGGTTCCCACGCGGTAGATGAGGTCGCGATCGTCGACATCCTCGTCATCGTCCTCGAGTTCCTTCTGGGCGAAGGCTCCGAGGATCTTGTCGCCCGCCAGGCAGTCGTCGGCGAGCTTGACCAGGTTCGTGTCGCTCAGCACCAGGGGCACCATCATGGCGGGGAAGATCACCGCCTCGCTGATGGGCAGGATGGGCAAGTCGGCGGGCAGATGGATCTCGCCATCCATGTCGTCGTCCCTGTGATCCCGCTGGTTGTCCGCCATGGGGTCGTGCTCCTTCCCGGGTCACCCGGTGCGCCCCGTCGCCGCCGGCCGGCCACGGGCTCCGTTCCTGGCTCAGCGCGTGATGGTGATCTGGCGCCGCTGATCGCCCTGGGCCCGTCCCTTGCGGAACGAGACATAGAGGAAACCGGCCCGGTAGCGGGCCTCGGCCGTGCCGGGATCGACCTCGACCGACAGCGGCACCCGCCGGGAGAACGGCCCCACGTTGATCTCCATCTTGTGGAAATGCTTCTTGCCCGGCCCCGAGGAGTCGCGGCGGATGCCCCGCACCAGCAGCGTCTTCTCGTCGGCGAGGACCTCGATCTGGGTGGGGTCCATGCCGGCGAGGTCCATCTGGACGATGAACGAGTCCTCGGTTTCGTAGGCGTCGGTGGCCGGCTTCCAGCTCAGATCGGCTTCGCCCGGCAGGACGCCGCCCTTCTGGGCGTAGGACGTGACGAGGATCTCGAAGATCTCCTCCAGCTCACCCGTGCGGTCCCGCTTGCTCATGACGCCGCCTTCTGACGCAACCGTAAGCCGGCGGAAGGTTCCGCCGGCCAGTTCGTACCTGACTGGGGCTCATGCTACTGCGATGCCCGACCAGCGTCAACAAGCGTCCGGGTCGCCGGGCTGGGGACGGATTCGCGCGCTGTCCGCTCAGTGGAAGCGCCGCAGCACCCCGATGACGACGCCCTGGATGCGCACCTTCTCCTCGGGCACGATGATCACCGGCACGGCCGGGTTGGCGGGCTGCAGGCGGATGCGGGCGCCTTCCCGGTAGTACTGCTTGACGGTGACCGAGTCGCCGTCGACGAGGGCGATGACCGTTTCCCCGTTGCGCGCGGTTTCCCGGGCCTCGACGACGACCGTGTCCCCGTCGCGGATCTGCTCGTCGATCATGGAGTCGCCCCGCACCCGCAGGGCGAAGGTGCGGCCGCGTCCGAGCCACTCGTCGGGCAGGTTGATCTGCTCCTGGTCTTCCAGGGCCTCGATGGGCAGGCCGGCCGCGACCGTGCCGAGGAGGGGC
This is a stretch of genomic DNA from bacterium. It encodes these proteins:
- a CDS encoding glycosyltransferase family 9 protein encodes the protein MSWLLDGKPVSSVLLTRLRYLGDVVMTTVLAEVLRAGDPELRIGYLCEAAHAPVLEGHPHLDRIHRLGARRRGADARARVPATGAATGPARGTLGMVAELRAARYDLAVDLFFNPRSAWLLRLAGIPRRIGGTRGSRRRLYTHVVLRPDLPELPLGDLAPGGLGEHLCRLATLVHAGTGQDLVTWAAGRFPPGSLAPRIAGCERAPAPGAPVVLAPAATWPTKEWPAAHWRELVAAWSGRSNRPLQVLIPPGRQDDWSAFAAELPDEGIEVLPPGGLSGVRRLLAASAGVISADGGVMHLAVGLGVPTLGLFGPTDPAIWFPYEGLGPFRVLATRPACHPCDRHTCGEFICLPDLAPADVLDAAVALFGRDGTAAP
- a CDS encoding HAD family hydrolase, with the translated sequence MPTWKGPAHPAAADGGPPPPALFVDRDGVVIADRDYLADPDGVALLPGVAAALARARAEGWLLIGVTNQSGIGRGYFGEAEFSAVMERIEADLAAAGARFDAFYYCPHGPADDCPCRKPRPGLLREAARDLTWDPARSWVVGDKASDVALGRDAGLGGVLVRTGYGRGQEEAVRTRWAGDDRVFVADDLAAAVDRILAATPGGEA
- the waaF gene encoding lipopolysaccharide heptosyltransferase II; translation: MPTRRILLHMPNWLGDVVMATPLLDHLARAAAAAGDGGRVDVAVRPAWAPLFRDDPRVGSLLPVERGGRHAGLGGLWRQGRELAAGGYAAVVLGPPSLRAGLVAALSRASVRVGHSGDGRDWLLGSAVARGPRGTRHHAWELLDLGVAAVADLGWPAPLLPDGDLPPPSLAGTAAWEAQPLPDERPLWVVAPGTTYGEAKSWPAARVAELVEAAVRDAGARVVFLGDAAAAPFAAALCSGSRRRAAAAWAEAADLVDLTGRTDLVEVVRVLRAATAFVGNDSGLMHVAGALGVPTVGVFGSSNPDWTRPLGPWTTAVTAAGFPCRPCYRRTCNQPEFCLATIGGAEVFAAACDLVARRGAATEERS
- a CDS encoding glycosyltransferase family 9 protein, giving the protein MAEHKIISSLMRPFFRKGQEAAFTVPGALREDSRILCIDPGDLSDVLFHMPLLTAVRRRHPGSKMDFLLPEKHAPLVVPSGLARQCIIYKEGQLNPWRPAFGAMLRKLSASNYDVALVMSYSPQPRLELAALASGAAFRYGPSHGDSWPAINFELRAATDGPRGYRGDRLLRAAPFLGFQPDEMNPRWPLPMDKVRQMAQQVHFHKPNPDQMLIGVDPGVAKTGHAFALENMQFLVRQLSSQLVCKILPLADPDQQDRLQKFETSLSEVPVGLERETLLEMVLLLSHCDLFVAGNTDFFHFAVALGVPAVGLFSKADGPEWEPADRPRARVIRVTKGEKVDIETLMEAVEAVTGGRTSTASRVIPASPPSRDG
- the lon gene encoding endopeptidase La, with protein sequence MADNQRDHRDDDMDGEIHLPADLPILPISEAVIFPAMMVPLVLSDTNLVKLADDCLAGDKILGAFAQKELEDDDEDVDDRDLIYRVGTAVKIQKMLRFPDGSMRLLGQGIARIRLDEFLADAPYMKARISHIAEDVQDDSRTLAYMRGVANNFLKIVDASETLSDELKVVVMNIDDPGRLADLIATNLDVEVAEKQEILEEASPRKRLQLLSKLVMRELDVLELGQKLQTRVRKSIDKDQREYYLRQQMKAIQRELGDTDEGSVELDDLRTRIDESDLPEKVLAAANREFDRLSRMSPGASEYTVSKTYLDWILDLPWNEASEDKLDLKAAEEILERDHYGLEDVKERIIEYLAVRKLKADHRGPILCLAGPPGVGKTSLGRSIAEAVGRKFFRFSLGGMRDEAEIRGHRRTYVGSMPGRIIAGIKECGTNNPVLMLDEIDKLGQDFRGDPASALLEVLDPEQNSDFTDHYLTLPFDLSKVMFITTANMLDTIPRPLLDRMEVIQLAGYTNLEKLQIAKRYLLPRQMEANGVTGKHIRITDAGLMKIIEDHTREAGVRNLEREIGGVCRKVATGVAKGKRKREVVGARNLEDFLGPPSYSGQRLRRHLKPGVCTGLAWTQVGGKILYIEGLSLPGGRGALNLTGQVGSVMQESASAAFSYLRNRFGARKEFVDFFTKRDVHIHLPAGAVPKDGPSAGIAMASVLLSLMVNRAIDRRTAMTGEITLTGAVLPIGGLTEKVLAAHRVGIKRVILPAANEVDLHDIPDEVRQEIAFVPVSHVDEVWEAILPDVVS
- a CDS encoding Hsp20/alpha crystallin family protein — its product is MSKRDRTGELEEIFEILVTSYAQKGGVLPGEADLSWKPATDAYETEDSFIVQMDLAGMDPTQIEVLADEKTLLVRGIRRDSSGPGKKHFHKMEINVGPFSRRVPLSVEVDPGTAEARYRAGFLYVSFRKGRAQGDQRRQITITR
- the lexA gene encoding transcriptional repressor LexA translates to MGLTPRQAQILTYITEYSEENGYAPTLQEIGERFGLSSVATVHKHISHLVDKGFLKRERRNASRDLAVVGQEGTSGLTQVPLLGTVAAGLPIEALEDQEQINLPDEWLGRGRTFALRVRGDSMIDEQIRDGDTVVVEARETARNGETVIALVDGDSVTVKQYYREGARIRLQPANPAVPVIIVPEEKVRIQGVVIGVLRRFH